In the genome of Vicia villosa cultivar HV-30 ecotype Madison, WI linkage group LG7, Vvil1.0, whole genome shotgun sequence, one region contains:
- the LOC131619107 gene encoding uncharacterized protein LOC131619107 gives MICWNVRGLNKTARCLEVGVHLKKLQVSCLALLETRVNANNSETIRKRLGFNWDFIDNYDHHMNGRIWLAWDPNIWSIIPSEKTDQLVHSAVYTKAGNLSHHLTIVYAHNQLNNRRNLWQDLIRISVHIQGPWMVVGDFNNILKVDDRIGGNDVHLAEYIDMEDMLANSNLSEHETIRAWFTWSNKQLANPISSRIDRALVNADWYRMFPNSMVGVLNPNISDHAPLRIKLDSLQTVEKIKHRFKFLNCIAGHANFLQVLRANWIHLDLGNPLEQFWKNLHKLQYSMKGLTWKMTEGIRNLKMSREQLDKAQTLLASDQMNQTLCQTIKYWTDEVLKSSELEEKILQQKVKCDWVKLGDGNNAYFYANLKSKNKKIQIKELEDD, from the coding sequence ATGATTTGCTGGAACGTGAGAGGACTCAATAAAACTGCTAGATGCCTGGAGGTTGGAGTCCACCTCAAGAAACTACAGGTTAGTTGTCTAGCATTGCTTGAAACTAGGGTCAATGCTAATAATAGTGAAACTATTAGGAAGAGACTGGGGTTTAACTGGGATTTCATTGATAACTATGATCATCATATGAATGGGAGGATCTGGCTAGCATGGGATCCTAACATTTGGAGTATAATCCCTAGTGAGAAAACTGATCAATTAGTACACAGTGCTGTATATACTAAGGCTGGCAATCTATCTCATCACCTCACCATAGTGTATGCTCACAATCAGCTTAATAATAGGAGGAACCTATGGCAGGACCTCATTAGAATCAGTGTTCATATTCAGGGCCCTTGGATGGTTGTAGGTGACTTTAACAACATTCTGAAAGTAGATGATAGAATTGGTGGTAATGATGTACATCTGGCTGAGTATATTGATATGGAGGATATGTTGGCTAATAGTAATCTTTCAGAACATGAAACTATAAGAGCTTGGTTCACTTGGTCAAACAAGCAGCTTGCTAACCCTATTAGTTCTAGAATTGATAGGGCTCTTGTTAATGCTGACTGGTACAGAATGTTCCCTAATAGTATGGTTGGGGTGCTCAATCCTAATATCTCTGACCATGCCCCTTTGAGAATCAAATTGGATAGTCTTCAAACAGTAGAGAAAATCAAGCATAGATTTAAATTCCTTAATTGTATAGCTGGCCATGCTAATTTCCTTCAAGTTTTAAGGGCAAACTGGATTCATCTTGATTTAGGCAATCCACTGGAGCAATTTTGGAAGAACCTACATAAGTTACAGTATAGCATGAAAGGATTGACCTGGAAAATGACTGAGGGGATCAGAAATCTGAAAATGAGTAGAGAGCAACTGGATAAAGCCCAAACACTGCTAGCTTCTGATCAGATGAATCAAACCCTGTGCCAAACTATTAAGTACTGGACTGATGAAGTGCTGAAGAGTTCTGAACTAGAAGAGAAGATTTTGCAACAGAAGGTCAAGTGTGATTGGGTTAAACTGGGTGATGGAAATAATGCATATTTTTATGCAAATCTTAAATCTAAAAACAAGAAAATCCAGATCAAGGAACTAGAAGATGATTAA